The Nitrospirota bacterium sequence TTGTATTTTCAGTGATTGGTGAAGAGCTTGGATTTTTAGGATGCCTGTTTGTTGTAATGTTTTTTATCTTCTTCCTTTGGCGGTGCTTCAGTATAATTAAGACCCATTGGGGGTCATTTGAGGGCTATATGTCTACAGGAATAACAATATTTATCGGGGTTCAGATAGTGCTTAATCTGTTTGTTGTTACAGGAATGTTTCCAACAAAAGGGCTTGCCCTGCCCTTCATAAGTTTTGGAGGGACATCACTTCTGACAAACATGGCAATGGTCGGCATCCTCTATTCCATCTCAGGGAAAGAACCTGATACAAAAAATGCAGAGCCACATTGGTTTTTAAAATACAGTAAGCAGGTAGCAGTAAGCAGTAAGCAGAAGTAAGAAGCAAGAAGTAAGAAGCAAGATTGAGATTAAGTTTGAGATTGAGATAAGCAATATGTGGGAGAGTGTGCTAAGTTTATTCCCTCCCCCTTGACGGGGAAGGGTCAGGGTGGGGGTGAGCTTTGGTGATTTTCGGGTGAACTCCCATGAACCGAGGGTTCACAAAGGGCCATGAAAATCAGCGGGACAAGAAAGTCCCGCCTATCCTCGTTGATATGGATAGGCGGGGTTTTCTTACCCCGCCGGAGGTGATTTTCGGGTGAATATTATGCGTGTAATAATTGCCGGAGGGGGCACAGGTGGTCACCTCTATCCTGGGATAGCGGTGGCAGAAGAATTTTACAGACAGGATAGGGATTCTGATGTCCTTTTTGTAGGAACACAGCAGGGGATAGAGGCAAGGATTGTCCCGAAAGAGGGTTATAAATTGGAGACTATACCGGCCGGCGGTATAGCAAATAAAAAGATTGTTGCAAAACTAATGTCCAGTATAAAGATGATAGAGGGATTTATTAAGGCTATGAAGATACTGAGAAGATTTAACCCTGATGTCGTTATTGGAGTAGGGGGATATGCCTCAGTGCCTATGCTTTCTGCTGCAGCAATACTCAGATTTCCAACAATCATAATGGAACAGAACCTTATTCCCGGTCTTGCAAACAGGACATTATCACGGATAGTTGACAGGGTTATTGTGGCCTTTGAAGGATCAAAGAAATTCTTTAAGAGAAATGTTGAGGTTCTTGGTAATCCTGTCAGGAAGGGCATAGCAGGCTGTACGCATAAAAAAAACAGTGACTTCGTAATCTTTGTATTCGGCGGAAGCCAGGGGGCAAGCGCTATTAATAAGGCTGTTGCAGGGTCTCTTGATTATCTTAAAAAGGAATCATCAGGCATAAGATTTCTGCACCAGACAGGAGAAAAGGACTTTGAATGGGTCAGAGACTCTTACAGAAAATCAGGTATTCCTGCAGATGTAACACCTTATATTTATAATATGGAAGAGGCTTATAATAAGGCAGATATCGTAATCTCAAGGGCAGGGGCAACATCTATTGCAGAGATCTCCGCATGTGGAAGACCGGCAATCCTTATCCCCTATCCTTTTGCTGCTCATGACCATCAACAGCATAATGCAGAATATCTGCAATCAATGGGTACTGCAGAAGTAATCTCAGAGTCAGACTTAACAGGAAAAAAAGTAGCTGAAAAAATAACATATTTCCTGTATAACAGAGATAGACTAAAACAAATGTCTGAGAAGAGTGCAGGGATTTATAGAAAGACAGCAGCAAGTGATATTGTGAAGTTGTGTGTGGGGCTGGCAAGGATTAAAGACAGTGAATAGTGAATAGTTAATAGTAAGAGGTGAGCAAAGATAAGACTTCCCCTCCCTTGAGGGGAGGGGATTAAGGGGAGGGTGGGCATCGGAAATGCCCACCCCCTATAACTCTCCCCGCAAGGGAGATGGCACTATGTAATTCCCTCCCCTTCAAGGGGAGGGTTAGGGTGGGGATGGGGTTATCTTCATCAGTGCAAAGGAGACAACTTGTTTAGAAAAATACAGCATATTCATTTCACAGGCATCGGCGGTTCGGGCATGAGCGGGATTGCTGAGGTCCTGCTGAATCTTGGATACAAGGTAAGCGGTTCAGATATGAATGAGTCGGATGTTATTCAGAGACTCAGAAAAGCAGGCGGGCACATCACAATAGGGCATAGCGGATCAAATGTTAAGGGTGCTCAGGTTGTAGTAATTTCATCAGCAGTCTCTAATACCAATGCAGAGGTAGTTGCTGCAAAAGAGTCATCTATACCGGTTATTCAAAGGGCAGAGATGCTGGCTGAATTGATGCGTCTTAAATTCGGTATTGCGATTGCAGGGGCGCACGGTAAGACTACAACAACATCAATGGTAGCAAGTGTAATGGCATCGGCAGGCTTAGACCCGACTGTTGTAATAGGCGGCAAACTTAACAGTATAGGGAGTAATGCAAAACTGGGGCAGAGCGAATTCCTTGTAGCTGAGGCAGATGAAAGCGATGGCTCCTTCATGAAGCTTTCCCCTTCAATCGCAATTGTGACAAATATAGATGCTGAACATCTTGATTATTACAAAGATATTGGAAGTATTAAAAAGACCTTTGTAAATTTTATCAACAAGATACCTTTTTACGGGGTCGCCATACTTTGTGCTGATAATGAAAATGTAAGAGATATTCTACCTTCAATTGAAAAAAGATACATGACCTACAGTATCAGGAAAAAGGCCGACATTACTGCAACTGAAATAGAGATTGAAAACGGGAGGTCAAGATTCAGGGTCTTGTTTAAAGGCGTAGACATGGGTAAATTTGTCCTGCCTATTCCCGGTACGCATAATATCAGTAATGCACTGACATGTATCGGTGTTGCTGTTGAACTTGACATAAAAATAGATGACGTAAGGAAGGCATTAAAGGAATTCAGCGGGGTGGAGAGAAGATTCCAGATTGTCGGCAAGATCAGCAGAATCGGAAGGAATGATGATAATTCCCCCCCTTTGTTTAAGGGGGGGGCAGGGGGGGTTATTCCTGACGATATTCTGATTGTTGATGATTATGGACATCACCCTACAGAGATAGCGGCTACCCTGTCTGCTGCAAAAGATGGTTGGAAAAGGCGTACTGTTGTGTTATTTCAGCCCCATCGCTACACAAGGACAAGGGATTTAATGAACGAATTTGCAGGTGCATTCGATAATGCAGACATACTGATAGTAACTGAGATATATCCTGCAGGAGAAAAACCTGTTGAAGGTATAAGCGGCGAAAGGCTCTGTAATGAAATCCGTAAACACGGTCATAAAGACGTGGTGTTTATACCGGATAAGAATGACATTACCGGATATATTCATGAGATTATCATGCCCGGAGATATGATACTTACACTCGGCGCAGGAGATATTTGGAAGATAGGAAGGAAGGTTTTGGAGGAAAGCAGGTAGTTAGGCTGAAGGCTCAAGGTAGAAGGTAGAAGTAAGTGGCAAGACATTCCCTCCTCCTTGAGGGGGGAGGGCCAGGGTGGGGGTGAGCTGTGGGGATTTTCGAATGAACCGTCATGAGCGGGGCGCTCACAAAGGGCAATGAAAACCCCACCCTCA is a genomic window containing:
- a CDS encoding UDP-N-acetylmuramate--L-alanine ligase, which codes for MFRKIQHIHFTGIGGSGMSGIAEVLLNLGYKVSGSDMNESDVIQRLRKAGGHITIGHSGSNVKGAQVVVISSAVSNTNAEVVAAKESSIPVIQRAEMLAELMRLKFGIAIAGAHGKTTTTSMVASVMASAGLDPTVVIGGKLNSIGSNAKLGQSEFLVAEADESDGSFMKLSPSIAIVTNIDAEHLDYYKDIGSIKKTFVNFINKIPFYGVAILCADNENVRDILPSIEKRYMTYSIRKKADITATEIEIENGRSRFRVLFKGVDMGKFVLPIPGTHNISNALTCIGVAVELDIKIDDVRKALKEFSGVERRFQIVGKISRIGRNDDNSPPLFKGGAGGVIPDDILIVDDYGHHPTEIAATLSAAKDGWKRRTVVLFQPHRYTRTRDLMNEFAGAFDNADILIVTEIYPAGEKPVEGISGERLCNEIRKHGHKDVVFIPDKNDITGYIHEIIMPGDMILTLGAGDIWKIGRKVLEESR
- the murG gene encoding undecaprenyldiphospho-muramoylpentapeptide beta-N-acetylglucosaminyltransferase, which encodes MNIMRVIIAGGGTGGHLYPGIAVAEEFYRQDRDSDVLFVGTQQGIEARIVPKEGYKLETIPAGGIANKKIVAKLMSSIKMIEGFIKAMKILRRFNPDVVIGVGGYASVPMLSAAAILRFPTIIMEQNLIPGLANRTLSRIVDRVIVAFEGSKKFFKRNVEVLGNPVRKGIAGCTHKKNSDFVIFVFGGSQGASAINKAVAGSLDYLKKESSGIRFLHQTGEKDFEWVRDSYRKSGIPADVTPYIYNMEEAYNKADIVISRAGATSIAEISACGRPAILIPYPFAAHDHQQHNAEYLQSMGTAEVISESDLTGKKVAEKITYFLYNRDRLKQMSEKSAGIYRKTAASDIVKLCVGLARIKDSE